In the Kitasatospora terrestris genome, one interval contains:
- a CDS encoding toxin glutamine deamidase domain-containing protein: MAVELPEPLQWVLLLLAGCRWPEADEDQLRDMAEHCRKAAEGLKDATHSSDAAIKRALDGQQGVAAEALNTYWAKFTTGKGTQEDPGYLPGAINALNGMGDMLEQMANSAETAKIQIIAQLGILAFELATAEAEAPFTAGASLLQVPVMIGASRTVVSTVLKTLLKEMLQMAAKQAAQMAAINLLAQGIELAEGHRKSIDTKELGQNALGGAIGGASGHLIGKGIGGAGKKLGMEGALNSTAGKMGTGAVVGVGADVSTQLITTGKVDSESLLGSGLSGGAGAGLHAGASAIKGHANAPKPAEVPHLDLPNTGGTHDGPPTFNKPSTSTGEAGYHGPTGGSGSPSGSGSGSGTRSVDDGTGTAAGSGAGSHASAGSGSASGPGLGSGAGTHAGSGTGTGAGESKVNGLSPFGSGRSSEAPASAGGSHTAPPTHEATAGGAGNVPRQGGHETPTAHEPAPRPEGAGSNHGQAAPPVAHESVPRQETGSHESAPPRQEQAPRHEQSVRPETAPPASHESAPRPEGSRPGHEQAAPPVSHDPVGRQENTARPETAPPASHESAPPRQEQAPRHEQSVRPETAPPASHESAPRPEGSRPGHEQAAPPVSHDPVGRQEQPTHEPVAQRGDHEPVQQAAPRHEQPAQEHTPAPEHAGQGSTPRHEPAVEQNGAGNAPRHEQPRHEPATAHDGPENTPRQEQPGTSGGPRPAVHEQPPAADQAAGHAGGPVRGSVPESSDVAPQRGGAAVPNLSGMLGGAAHLAGSGSDTHLDGGTRIAGGQTQTRPAPGPETVPGHVVPDSAGSTGQQPAGTPPMPGGFVPGPVAGGGAAHNPGGGSRTPSTHGPTGPVSNRPVEPTPQPAGGTLRPGAGRTSDTHVPPPPPPPQHQAGGAPRTLGDPNGPSSSTPRTGRTGDEHLPPPPPPPSGNDRIRPIDEAPTPHELAQLHQHPNGPSLIHPPQADAAALAQYKSNNKFNFKLTGELQAAANTLPHSSWGRHDSGVLTPSGRPDVKVSPYSQSFKTHLDPLTLKALHPHASNAITGPLRTALGDGAVEFNGNRVLEAAGGLDFRTQEHFQQQEIRRNVLERLARHDSEQTWHPVGEQRVNEHLDGSNSAMDGANRLLNGHGGHPGHDGIVLGEAHNQSPSWRFLNENMHDLKAAGVDRIYVESLRDDAFRQHLDEFQRPGGTMSPNLEKMLRTYDSNTNSPAGHGLYETVVKAKEEGVTVHAVDGYPARRPGGAGPLPLQERARLLNSYMNHAISESGGTGKYVLVTGKAHVHEHPNSDGHRIPGVAEMLGVPAVRLTDSGRPNPGGAPHDASAATDPGNMRLGYLAPEPTGYDPANRPLQHGNGAPPAPPAAPVPHQGEGSSSQSNQHLGSDNSPPPPPVSHQGEGSGSPSTRSLGSDSTPPAPPAPPTQHGTAGSSPSGHQPPAATTTPAASHNAPPSTAHNQPPTTGHTNPPATGQHNTPSTSSHDQFLDRQRQARDAELQALSNRTPVRDAVDQLGREQRPVATPPVGADRLRQDLPGMTPQERARELASLTPENRRWLARDPQTVDALKNGLPPKDFARTAAELMVHVDPRAERAASARQEAQQQIARMLQDPETTARLLKNGADVVVVPKDVRMPDVPELNNLRGVHNNSSAGAGRGYDDMRGSGGRHSAVTEENLLGEHTPIGHGGHYEDGYSTTTHEFTHTVHRYGLDANDQKLITDTFNQKQGDPNAAWPDGPRHDGSGKPVDNYSSRDEQEYFAQVTNAYLGNNHGTDPYTGQPRNNGADWVRQHEPAVLPLLERLYGKDPGAVHAGPANPVHATAAENRMYEGFREFMDQVDGNGSNPPAHQQPTTPPPTPPAANPAQHGGSSSHLPPPPPKAPGFGSKPAADDGYSHKIDGEKTFDAIKDFLPDSAEFDKVKDTLKKYERSALIDGDTDAIMHAYEQQKQLHVDVLRRNVPEQLDAVNHRLDAIAHETPDRQAELAGEKHNLETAKAHLEGQRDRLAVYEHELARLKGEPKAGTAEFKALQDARAQAEPRIAKDAMARIEEQRKSVADLRTSADQRLQDAENAYQGEKTKRISGGGKDESAAEKAAKTTRNVYESRVEDLKLREQELAKDLQARKDALAGNYGATPPKPKKGADQLFADGAYRAAFGYSDHGVMAGEPHAEKTARRMEDGKVKLGTAVVNRNHVVADYMVHKYVTAAVFKARSFGDEQHRVEASRTFSDFADTMAPDQHRVLDKAGKQAAKRLGANDMEHAALAWRDLGYTAKDVDLGKAYGNDGLESAFAPAKLDDPASAAAARDEVRNQLDRSGLVGPAKAEFDRYADTVQRFSDAPSPQHLAEMKDALADVRTKVREQAVEDLALVHGITGPHRLDDAVAAARQAAAEPPAGPGNSPAHERLADRIDDLAGSYDRLGQDRQDLKSLADQLRNDPGAVRPEQLEAFADKLPNEREQLRQDEVDRRREEAAQTLKPGGTPAAQQKAAEKLLPKADADIAAVAQQYGGGFPRAGAGENHPAGLFDRAVQAKVEDVPKLIEEITAGLSNSASNLRFGDELTNKWIQNFLDPHVVRDQDVLTAVAKGDLPPEALYSPHTLDLLRGLRTLEDTGLAPRELRDLMAPKTEADMVDLHQPGQKPSASAVNIADEHGMLNHAGGDTPVSSSGDFTRQPGQSANPVVGSEALHDPARDARPGAEGHEIGATPPPATPRPATSQDTDVVMATQDHDTPTASQVHDVPMASQDHDVPMLSQNQNQNQSQDHSMASQQTVRPEKRRLDPDDDVLMTDAPPSKRRATDAVPTPPPPPPVTHPAADGHQGTGTRGFGSLPSPPPPPTTGHNSGSGSGASHQTAAEHGGTPEHQGPQHDGQHHEADPQHPHEDADQQLPPVEPLLPPVGTPEHGIMHDPGSFLRDTPVGVDFGSGLKLRTEGLQQHQVNSFLARFEDSDRHWFALVRDPARSTPDRDAFVLTPAWEKYAQHSEDFRPPAGVRLPDPMPDHHYVTALYAPYKSGTAGEDHTIGHVEVPLHPDPARPGDALVFTGGMNGCAFVATDVNPHTDTFQLWHFQSYSAKNNLIGGADFRAGKTVTDWFGPDEYRSPHPFTFEVTNVLHHGPDGWQITSQESVQEHGNPHIGRQTTRPFRLDPPTEADRVRMTVGPYHINAKEQVERFDDLANKLVGKLPPATDQKLLPVRNELLAQVRDMRARLAQQADAVGALKQPDTTMQQVHDGAVALHQQAAADHQFAQDQAMLFTARISAMGHSSERFHELESLQRQLFAEFAPQNDRSWLSVMSRDSAGQLQSLADAQQHDPAAGFGSLPTSTPPATTHGTGTGTGTPEHRQSDPMDVDQADRTAPHQRDADGDAVMHEPAQPNDRKRGRDEDDDPDEQPVAEREAKRRRTPSYENTDAVMHDRGYQAVDREHPLTQELVRYLGGEPTVHPPMSSLLLGKVNPHAAPVHPAEGFRVGNDLNACLENVEAYRDTHFGRPRVSGQTLHGTVEPIPGNTLWKRHDGPALFGEGDAAVAKLMDTVRAGGPGSFATVLGAGKEGAGHAVALVHDRDGQLRWADLTDRKVTPATGRMPENFRSGWTLWASVADPRENNISGPHDPDFMDTYSTFTRPGPEPTPEPMDVDGFGEGRSTGDPKGA; the protein is encoded by the coding sequence ATGGCTGTCGAACTCCCCGAGCCCCTCCAGTGGGTTCTCCTGCTGCTCGCGGGCTGCCGTTGGCCCGAGGCGGACGAGGACCAGCTCCGCGACATGGCCGAGCACTGCCGCAAGGCCGCCGAGGGCCTGAAGGACGCCACGCACAGCTCCGACGCCGCGATCAAGCGGGCGCTCGACGGCCAGCAGGGCGTCGCCGCCGAGGCGTTGAACACGTACTGGGCCAAGTTCACCACCGGCAAGGGCACCCAGGAGGACCCCGGCTACCTGCCCGGCGCGATCAACGCGCTCAACGGCATGGGCGACATGCTGGAGCAGATGGCCAACTCCGCCGAGACCGCGAAGATCCAGATCATCGCGCAGCTCGGCATCCTCGCCTTCGAGCTCGCCACCGCCGAGGCCGAGGCCCCGTTCACCGCGGGAGCCTCGCTGCTCCAGGTGCCGGTGATGATCGGGGCCAGCCGGACCGTGGTCTCCACCGTCCTGAAGACCCTGCTCAAGGAAATGCTCCAGATGGCGGCCAAGCAGGCCGCCCAGATGGCCGCGATCAACCTGCTCGCCCAGGGCATCGAACTCGCCGAGGGCCACCGCAAGAGCATCGACACGAAGGAGCTCGGCCAGAACGCGCTCGGCGGCGCGATCGGCGGCGCCTCCGGCCACCTGATCGGCAAGGGCATCGGCGGTGCCGGCAAGAAGCTCGGTATGGAAGGCGCGCTGAACTCCACCGCCGGCAAGATGGGCACCGGCGCGGTCGTCGGCGTCGGCGCGGACGTCTCCACCCAGCTCATCACCACCGGCAAGGTCGACAGCGAGTCCCTGCTCGGCTCCGGACTCTCCGGCGGTGCGGGCGCGGGCCTGCACGCCGGCGCCTCCGCGATCAAGGGCCACGCCAACGCCCCCAAGCCCGCCGAGGTCCCGCACCTGGACCTGCCGAACACCGGCGGGACCCACGACGGACCGCCCACCTTCAACAAGCCCAGCACCTCCACGGGCGAGGCCGGCTACCACGGACCGACCGGCGGCAGCGGCTCCCCGTCCGGCTCCGGCTCCGGCTCCGGCACGCGGTCGGTCGACGACGGGACCGGGACGGCCGCAGGGTCGGGCGCCGGTTCGCACGCGAGCGCCGGGTCGGGATCGGCTTCGGGTCCGGGCCTCGGTTCCGGTGCGGGCACGCACGCGGGCTCGGGCACCGGTACGGGCGCGGGCGAGTCGAAGGTGAACGGGCTGAGCCCGTTCGGCTCGGGACGGTCGAGCGAGGCCCCGGCGTCCGCCGGTGGCAGCCACACCGCACCGCCGACCCACGAGGCGACGGCCGGAGGCGCCGGCAACGTCCCGCGCCAGGGCGGCCACGAGACGCCGACCGCACACGAGCCGGCGCCGCGTCCGGAGGGTGCCGGATCGAACCACGGGCAGGCGGCTCCGCCGGTCGCCCACGAGTCGGTGCCGCGCCAGGAGACGGGTTCGCACGAGTCCGCGCCGCCGCGCCAGGAGCAGGCGCCGCGTCACGAGCAGTCGGTGCGCCCGGAGACGGCCCCGCCGGCCTCGCACGAGTCCGCGCCGCGTCCGGAGGGTTCCAGGCCGGGCCACGAGCAGGCGGCTCCGCCGGTGTCGCACGACCCGGTGGGCCGTCAGGAGAACACGGCCCGTCCGGAGACGGCTCCGCCGGCGTCCCACGAGTCCGCGCCGCCGCGTCAGGAGCAGGCGCCGCGTCACGAGCAGTCGGTGCGCCCGGAGACGGCTCCGCCGGCCTCGCACGAGTCCGCGCCGCGTCCGGAGGGTTCCCGGCCGGGCCACGAGCAGGCGGCTCCGCCGGTGTCGCACGACCCGGTGGGCCGTCAGGAGCAGCCCACCCACGAGCCGGTGGCGCAGCGCGGCGACCACGAGCCGGTGCAGCAGGCGGCGCCCCGGCACGAGCAGCCGGCGCAGGAGCACACACCGGCCCCGGAGCACGCCGGCCAGGGGAGCACGCCGCGGCACGAGCCCGCGGTGGAGCAGAACGGTGCCGGGAACGCTCCGCGCCACGAGCAGCCGCGGCACGAGCCCGCGACCGCGCACGACGGCCCGGAGAACACGCCTCGGCAGGAGCAGCCCGGCACGTCGGGCGGCCCGCGCCCGGCGGTGCACGAGCAGCCGCCGGCAGCTGACCAGGCAGCCGGGCATGCCGGCGGGCCGGTGCGGGGGAGTGTTCCGGAGTCGTCCGACGTGGCGCCGCAGCGCGGTGGCGCGGCGGTGCCCAACCTGTCCGGGATGCTCGGCGGCGCCGCGCACCTGGCCGGGTCCGGCAGTGACACGCACCTCGACGGCGGTACCCGGATCGCGGGCGGTCAGACCCAGACCAGGCCGGCCCCCGGGCCGGAGACGGTGCCGGGGCACGTCGTGCCCGACAGTGCCGGATCCACCGGGCAGCAGCCGGCGGGCACGCCGCCGATGCCGGGCGGGTTCGTGCCCGGCCCGGTGGCCGGCGGCGGCGCCGCCCACAACCCGGGCGGTGGCAGCCGTACGCCGTCGACCCACGGCCCGACCGGTCCGGTGTCGAACCGTCCGGTGGAGCCGACCCCGCAGCCCGCGGGCGGCACCCTCCGGCCGGGTGCGGGCCGTACGTCCGACACCCACGTGCCGCCGCCGCCCCCGCCGCCGCAGCACCAGGCTGGCGGTGCGCCGCGGACCCTCGGCGACCCGAACGGGCCCTCGTCGTCCACGCCCCGCACCGGCCGGACCGGCGACGAGCACCTTCCGCCGCCGCCCCCGCCGCCGTCGGGCAACGACCGGATCCGTCCGATCGACGAGGCACCGACCCCGCACGAGCTGGCGCAGCTGCACCAGCACCCGAACGGCCCGTCGCTGATCCACCCGCCACAGGCGGACGCGGCGGCGCTCGCCCAGTACAAGAGCAACAACAAGTTCAACTTCAAGCTGACCGGCGAGCTGCAGGCCGCGGCGAACACGCTGCCGCACAGCTCGTGGGGACGCCACGACTCGGGCGTCCTGACGCCGAGCGGCAGGCCGGACGTCAAGGTCAGCCCGTACTCGCAGTCGTTCAAGACGCACCTCGACCCGCTGACCCTCAAGGCCCTGCACCCGCACGCCTCCAACGCGATCACCGGGCCGCTGCGCACCGCGCTCGGTGACGGCGCCGTGGAGTTCAACGGAAACCGCGTGCTGGAAGCGGCGGGCGGCCTGGACTTCCGCACGCAGGAGCACTTCCAGCAGCAGGAGATCCGGCGCAACGTGCTGGAGCGACTGGCCCGCCACGACTCGGAGCAGACCTGGCACCCGGTCGGCGAGCAGCGGGTGAACGAGCACCTGGACGGTTCGAACTCCGCCATGGACGGCGCGAACCGGCTGCTGAACGGGCACGGCGGCCACCCCGGCCACGACGGGATCGTGCTGGGCGAGGCGCACAACCAGTCGCCGAGCTGGCGCTTCCTCAACGAGAACATGCACGACCTGAAGGCCGCGGGCGTCGACCGGATCTACGTCGAGTCGCTCCGCGACGACGCCTTCCGCCAGCACCTGGACGAGTTCCAGCGCCCCGGCGGCACCATGTCGCCGAACCTGGAGAAGATGCTCCGCACGTACGACAGCAACACGAACTCCCCGGCGGGCCACGGTCTGTACGAGACCGTGGTGAAGGCCAAGGAGGAGGGCGTGACGGTCCACGCGGTGGACGGCTACCCGGCGCGTCGGCCGGGAGGGGCCGGTCCGCTTCCGCTGCAGGAGCGGGCGCGGCTGCTCAACTCGTACATGAACCACGCCATTTCGGAGAGCGGCGGGACCGGCAAGTACGTGCTGGTCACTGGCAAGGCGCACGTCCACGAGCACCCGAACAGCGACGGGCACCGGATTCCCGGTGTGGCCGAGATGCTGGGCGTCCCGGCGGTGCGGCTGACCGACTCCGGCCGGCCGAACCCGGGCGGTGCGCCGCACGACGCGTCCGCCGCCACCGACCCGGGGAACATGCGGCTCGGCTACCTCGCCCCGGAGCCGACCGGGTACGACCCGGCGAACAGGCCCCTGCAGCACGGCAACGGTGCGCCGCCCGCGCCGCCGGCCGCGCCGGTGCCGCACCAGGGCGAGGGCAGTTCCTCGCAGTCGAACCAGCACCTCGGCAGTGACAACAGCCCACCGCCTCCGCCGGTGTCCCACCAGGGTGAGGGCAGCGGATCGCCCTCCACCCGGAGCCTCGGCAGCGACAGCACCCCGCCGGCCCCGCCCGCCCCGCCGACCCAGCACGGCACGGCCGGATCCTCGCCGTCCGGCCACCAGCCTCCGGCTGCGACCACGACGCCGGCCGCCAGCCACAACGCGCCGCCGTCCACCGCGCACAACCAGCCGCCGACGACGGGTCACACCAACCCGCCCGCCACCGGTCAGCACAACACGCCGTCGACCAGCAGCCACGACCAGTTCCTCGACCGGCAGAGGCAGGCGCGGGACGCGGAGCTGCAGGCTCTCTCCAACCGCACCCCGGTGCGCGACGCGGTGGACCAACTCGGCCGAGAGCAGCGACCGGTGGCGACGCCGCCGGTCGGCGCCGACCGGCTGCGCCAGGACCTGCCGGGCATGACCCCGCAGGAGCGGGCCCGGGAGCTGGCGAGCCTGACGCCGGAGAACCGGCGGTGGCTGGCGCGCGACCCGCAGACGGTGGACGCGCTGAAGAACGGGCTGCCCCCGAAGGACTTCGCCCGCACCGCGGCGGAGCTGATGGTCCACGTGGACCCGCGCGCCGAGCGCGCGGCCTCGGCGCGGCAGGAGGCGCAGCAGCAGATCGCCCGGATGCTCCAGGACCCGGAGACCACCGCGCGGCTGCTGAAGAACGGCGCCGACGTCGTGGTGGTCCCCAAGGACGTGCGGATGCCGGACGTCCCGGAGCTGAACAACCTGCGCGGCGTGCACAACAACTCCTCGGCGGGCGCCGGCCGCGGCTACGACGACATGCGCGGCTCCGGCGGACGCCACTCGGCGGTCACCGAGGAGAACCTGCTCGGCGAGCACACCCCGATCGGGCACGGCGGGCACTACGAGGACGGGTACTCCACCACCACGCACGAGTTCACCCACACCGTGCACCGCTACGGTCTGGACGCGAACGACCAGAAGCTGATCACCGACACCTTCAACCAGAAGCAGGGCGACCCGAACGCCGCCTGGCCGGACGGCCCGCGCCACGACGGCAGCGGGAAGCCGGTCGACAACTACTCCTCGCGCGACGAGCAGGAGTACTTCGCGCAGGTCACCAACGCCTACCTGGGCAACAACCACGGCACCGACCCGTACACCGGCCAGCCGCGCAACAACGGCGCGGACTGGGTCCGGCAGCACGAGCCGGCCGTGCTGCCGCTGCTGGAGCGGCTGTACGGCAAGGACCCGGGCGCGGTGCACGCCGGTCCGGCCAACCCGGTGCACGCCACCGCGGCCGAGAACCGGATGTACGAGGGCTTCCGGGAGTTCATGGACCAGGTCGACGGCAACGGGAGCAACCCCCCGGCCCACCAGCAGCCGACCACGCCGCCGCCCACCCCGCCGGCGGCCAACCCGGCTCAGCACGGCGGGAGTTCCTCCCACCTGCCCCCGCCGCCGCCGAAGGCACCCGGCTTCGGCAGCAAGCCCGCGGCCGACGACGGCTACTCGCACAAGATCGACGGCGAGAAGACCTTCGACGCCATCAAGGACTTCCTGCCGGACTCCGCGGAGTTCGACAAGGTCAAGGACACCCTGAAGAAGTACGAGCGGTCCGCCCTGATCGACGGCGACACCGACGCGATCATGCACGCGTACGAGCAGCAGAAGCAGTTGCACGTCGACGTGCTGCGCCGCAACGTCCCCGAGCAGCTGGACGCGGTCAACCACCGGCTGGACGCGATCGCCCACGAGACGCCGGACCGGCAGGCCGAACTGGCCGGTGAGAAGCACAACCTGGAGACCGCGAAGGCCCACCTGGAGGGCCAGCGGGACCGGCTGGCCGTCTACGAGCACGAGCTGGCCCGGCTCAAGGGCGAACCCAAGGCCGGGACCGCGGAGTTCAAGGCCCTGCAGGACGCCCGCGCGCAGGCCGAGCCGCGGATCGCCAAGGACGCGATGGCGCGGATCGAGGAGCAGCGCAAGTCCGTCGCCGACCTCCGCACCTCGGCCGACCAGCGCCTCCAGGACGCCGAGAACGCCTACCAGGGCGAGAAGACCAAGCGGATCTCCGGCGGCGGCAAGGACGAGAGCGCGGCCGAGAAGGCCGCGAAGACCACCCGGAACGTGTACGAGAGCCGGGTGGAGGACCTCAAGCTCCGCGAGCAGGAGCTCGCCAAGGACCTCCAGGCCCGCAAGGACGCCCTGGCCGGCAACTACGGCGCCACGCCGCCGAAGCCGAAGAAGGGCGCCGACCAGCTGTTCGCGGACGGCGCCTACCGGGCCGCGTTCGGGTACTCGGACCACGGCGTCATGGCGGGCGAGCCGCACGCCGAGAAGACCGCCCGCCGGATGGAGGACGGCAAGGTCAAGCTCGGCACCGCGGTGGTCAACCGCAACCACGTGGTGGCCGACTACATGGTGCACAAGTACGTGACGGCCGCCGTGTTCAAGGCCCGGTCGTTCGGCGACGAGCAGCACCGGGTCGAGGCGTCGCGGACCTTCTCCGACTTCGCCGACACCATGGCGCCCGACCAGCACCGCGTGCTCGACAAGGCCGGCAAGCAGGCCGCCAAGCGGCTCGGCGCCAACGACATGGAGCACGCCGCGCTCGCCTGGCGCGACCTCGGCTACACCGCCAAGGACGTGGACCTGGGCAAGGCCTACGGCAACGACGGGCTGGAGTCCGCCTTCGCCCCCGCGAAGCTGGACGACCCGGCGAGCGCCGCAGCGGCCCGCGACGAGGTGCGCAACCAGCTCGACCGCTCCGGACTGGTCGGACCGGCCAAGGCCGAGTTCGACCGGTACGCGGACACCGTGCAGCGGTTCTCCGACGCCCCGTCGCCGCAGCACCTGGCGGAGATGAAGGACGCCCTCGCGGACGTCCGCACCAAGGTCCGCGAGCAGGCCGTCGAGGACCTCGCCCTGGTCCACGGCATCACCGGGCCGCACCGCCTCGACGACGCCGTCGCGGCCGCCCGGCAGGCCGCCGCCGAGCCGCCCGCCGGCCCCGGCAACTCCCCGGCGCACGAGCGCCTCGCCGACCGGATCGACGACCTGGCGGGCTCGTACGACCGCCTCGGCCAGGACCGGCAGGACCTGAAGAGCCTGGCGGACCAGCTGCGCAACGACCCCGGCGCGGTGCGGCCCGAGCAGCTGGAGGCGTTCGCCGACAAGCTGCCGAACGAGCGCGAGCAGCTGCGGCAGGACGAGGTCGACCGGCGCCGCGAGGAGGCGGCGCAGACCCTCAAGCCCGGCGGCACCCCGGCCGCCCAGCAGAAGGCCGCGGAGAAGCTGCTGCCCAAGGCCGACGCGGACATCGCCGCCGTCGCCCAGCAGTACGGCGGCGGCTTCCCGCGGGCCGGCGCGGGGGAGAACCACCCCGCCGGCCTGTTCGACCGGGCCGTGCAGGCCAAGGTCGAGGACGTGCCGAAGCTGATCGAGGAGATCACCGCCGGCCTGTCCAACAGCGCCTCCAACCTGCGCTTCGGCGACGAACTCACCAACAAGTGGATCCAGAACTTCCTGGACCCGCACGTGGTCCGCGACCAGGACGTGCTCACCGCCGTCGCCAAGGGCGACCTGCCGCCCGAGGCGCTGTACTCGCCGCACACCCTGGACCTGCTGCGCGGCCTGCGCACCCTGGAGGACACCGGCCTCGCCCCGCGCGAGCTGCGCGACCTGATGGCCCCCAAGACCGAGGCCGACATGGTCGACCTCCACCAGCCGGGCCAGAAGCCGAGCGCCAGCGCGGTCAACATCGCCGACGAGCACGGCATGCTGAACCACGCGGGCGGCGACACCCCGGTCTCCTCGTCCGGCGACTTCACCCGTCAGCCGGGGCAGTCCGCCAACCCGGTGGTCGGCTCCGAGGCGCTGCACGACCCCGCCCGCGACGCCCGCCCGGGCGCCGAGGGCCACGAGATCGGCGCCACCCCGCCCCCCGCGACGCCCCGGCCCGCCACGAGCCAGGACACCGACGTGGTGATGGCCACCCAGGACCACGACACGCCCACCGCGTCGCAGGTCCACGACGTGCCGATGGCCTCGCAGGACCACGACGTGCCGATGCTGTCGCAGAACCAGAACCAGAACCAGAGCCAGGACCACTCGATGGCCTCGCAGCAGACCGTCCGGCCGGAGAAGCGGCGGCTCGATCCGGACGACGACGTGCTGATGACCGACGCGCCGCCGTCCAAGCGCCGGGCGACGGACGCCGTCCCGACGCCGCCGCCCCCGCCGCCGGTCACGCACCCCGCCGCGGACGGCCACCAGGGCACCGGCACCCGGGGCTTCGGCTCGCTGCCCTCACCGCCCCCGCCGCCGACCACCGGCCACAACTCCGGCTCCGGGTCCGGTGCTTCGCACCAGACGGCGGCCGAGCACGGAGGCACGCCGGAGCACCAGGGGCCGCAGCACGACGGCCAGCACCACGAGGCCGACCCGCAGCACCCGCACGAGGACGCCGACCAGCAGCTGCCGCCCGTCGAGCCGCTGCTCCCGCCGGTCGGCACCCCCGAGCACGGGATCATGCACGACCCGGGGAGCTTCCTGCGGGACACCCCGGTCGGGGTGGACTTCGGCTCCGGCCTGAAGCTCCGCACCGAGGGGCTGCAGCAGCACCAGGTCAACTCCTTCCTCGCCAGGTTCGAGGACAGCGACCGGCACTGGTTCGCGCTGGTCCGCGACCCCGCCCGCAGCACGCCCGACCGGGACGCCTTCGTGCTGACCCCGGCATGGGAGAAGTACGCCCAGCACAGCGAGGACTTCCGGCCCCCGGCCGGTGTCCGGCTGCCCGACCCGATGCCCGACCACCACTACGTCACCGCGCTGTACGCCCCGTACAAGTCCGGGACGGCGGGCGAGGACCACACCATCGGGCACGTCGAGGTGCCGCTGCACCCGGACCCGGCGCGGCCGGGCGACGCGCTGGTGTTCACCGGCGGCATGAACGGCTGCGCGTTCGTCGCCACCGACGTGAACCCGCACACGGACACCTTCCAGCTGTGGCACTTCCAGTCGTACTCGGCGAAGAACAACCTGATCGGCGGCGCCGACTTCCGGGCCGGCAAGACCGTCACCGACTGGTTCGGCCCGGACGAGTACCGCTCGCCGCACCCGTTCACCTTCGAGGTCACCAACGTCCTGCACCACGGTCCGGACGGCTGGCAGATCACCAGCCAGGAGTCGGTGCAGGAGCACGGCAACCCGCACATCGGCCGGCAGACCACCCGCCCGTTCCGGCTCGACCCGCCCACCGAGGCGGACCGGGTCCGGATGACGGTCGGCCCGTACCACATCAACGCGAAGGAGCAGGTCGAGCGGTTCGACGACCTGGCGAACAAGCTGGTGGGCAAGCTCCCGCCGGCCACCGACCAGAAACTCCTCCCGGTCCGCAACGAGCTGCTCGCACAGGTCCGCGACATGCGGGCCCGGCTCGCCCAGCAGGCCGACGCCGTCGGCGCGCTCAAGCAGCCCGACACCACCATGCAGCAGGTCCACGACGGCGCGGTCGCGCTGCACCAGCAGGCCGCCGCCGACCACCAGTTCGCGCAGGACCAGGCGATGCTGTTCACCGCCCGGATCAGCGCGATGGGCCACTCCAGCGAGCGCTTCCACGAACTGGAGTCGCTGCAGCGCCAGCTCTTCGCCGAGTTCGCCCCGCAGAACGACCGCTCCTGGCTGTCCGTCATGTCCCGTGACAGTGCCGGCCAGTTGCAGAGCCTCGCCGACGCGCAGCAGCACGACCCCGCCGCGGGCTTCGGCTCGCTGCCCACGTCCACGCCGCCCGCCACCACCCACGGCACCGGCACCGGCACCGGCACGCCCGAGCACCGGCAGTCCGATCCGATGGACGTCGACCAGGCCGACCGGACCGCCCCGCACCAGCGGGACGCGGACGGCGACGCCGTGATGCACGAGCCCGCCCAGCCGAACGACCGCAAGCGCGGACGGGACGAGGACGACGACCCGGACGAGCAGCCGGTCGCCGAGCGGGAGGCGAAGCGGCGCCGGACGCCGTCGTACGAGAACACCGACGCGGTGATGCACGACCGCGGCTACCAGGCGGTCGACCGGGAGCACCCGCTCACCCAGGAGCTGGTGCGCTACCTCGGCGGCGAGCCGACGGTGCACCCGCCGATGAGCTCCTTGCTGCTCGGCAAGGTGAACCCGCACGCCGCACCCGTCCACCCGGCCGAGGGCTTCCGGGTCGGCAACGACCTGAACGCCTGCCTGGAGAACGTCGAGGCCTACCGGGACACCCACTTCGGCCGGCCCCGGGTCTCCGGGCAGACGCTGCACGGCACCGTGGAGCCGATCCCCGGCAACACGCTGTGGAAGCGCCACGATGGTCCGGCGCTGTTCGGCGAGGGCGACGCCGCCGTCGCCAAGCTGATGGACACCGTGCGCGCCGGCGGACCCGGCAGCTTCGCCACCGTGCTCGGCGCCGGCAAGGAGGGCGCGGGCCACGCGGTCGCGCTGGTCCACGACCGCGACGGACAGCTGCGGTGGGCCGACCTGACCGACCGCAAGGTCACCCCCGCGACCGGACGGATGCCGGAGAACTTCCGCTCCGGCTGGACGCTGTGGGCGTCGGTCGCCGACCCGCGCGAGAACAACATCTCGGGCCCGCACGACCCGGACTTCATGGACACCTACTCCACCTTCACCCGGCCCGGGCCGGAGCCCACCCCGGAGCCGATGGACGTGGACGGCTTCGGCGAAGGCCGGTCCACCGGCGACCCGAAGGGAGCGTGA